The Staphylococcus saprophyticus subsp. saprophyticus ATCC 15305 = NCTC 7292 genome contains the following window.
GCTTTGAATTAAATCATATCAAACCTAGTGATAAAGAATCGCGTCATACAATACTTACAAAATTATTAAATTATGAACCGAAAGCATTGGAGTTGTTAAGTCCATTCCAAACAGATTATGGATATAATATCTTTTTAGGTGAAAGAATTTTTATTAATCATGACTGCTATTTTATGGATGGTGGCAAGATATTTATTGGTGATGATGTGTTCATCGGGCCAAGTTGTGGCTTATATACAGCAGTGCATCCCTTAGAATATAAAGAACGTAATATTGGGTTAGAACAAGCACTACCAATTCGAATTGAGTCTAATGTCTGGTTAGGTGCCAATGTCGTTGTCTTACCTGGAGTAACAATTGGTGAAGGTTCAGTAATAGGCGCTGGTAGTACTGTGGCTAAAGATATACCGCCGAATGTGCTAGCGTTAGGTACACCAGCCAAACCGGTCAGCGATATCAAAAATCAATAAATTTAAGCTAATCGTATGTTGACATGCTGCTTAGCTATAAGTAATTTACAAGGTGTTTCTTGTTTTATATAGAAGAATATAATAATGCTCCGCAAGACGAGTGTGCAAATGCTAAAGTTGTTTTTTAGATTTGTATACTCGTTTTTTTAGTACAGTAAAAGTTAAACATATAAAATATACAAAACAAATATTCAGGCTTTTTGAAAGAAAATTAATATAAAATTGTGTAATATATTAAAAATAATTAAAACCATTTATCAAAATGTTCCGCGGAGCTTAAATAAAAATTAATAAAATTGTTCGGAATATAAAACGAATTTGTGTTAATATAAAATATGAGTGAAATAGTAGGAGTAATAATTAATAAAATGTTTGTCTATACTGCTTAGCAAATGGTTGAAAAATTATTTCCGTACTTAATTTAACTACTTCTAGAATAGGAATGAGGAATTCGAAAAAATGGATATTTTGATTGGAACATTGTTTTTAATT
Protein-coding sequences here:
- a CDS encoding sugar O-acetyltransferase, translating into MSEKEKMLAGDWYDANFDESLDAERMKAKDLCFELNHIKPSDKESRHTILTKLLNYEPKALELLSPFQTDYGYNIFLGERIFINHDCYFMDGGKIFIGDDVFIGPSCGLYTAVHPLEYKERNIGLEQALPIRIESNVWLGANVVVLPGVTIGEGSVIGAGSTVAKDIPPNVLALGTPAKPVSDIKNQ